One part of the Lotus japonicus ecotype B-129 chromosome 2, LjGifu_v1.2 genome encodes these proteins:
- the LOC130736480 gene encoding uncharacterized protein LOC130736480 — MALVMDNGTQFTSQVTREFCAYMGIEMRFASVEHPQTNGQAESANKVILKGLKKKLDEAKGLWAEELPGVLWAYNTTEQTSTKETPYRLTYGTDAMLLVEIENQTWRVTRFYEDDNGENLIANLIMLPEEQREAHLRNEAGKVKVARKFATKFMRRKSYQGIKIPRLILSE, encoded by the exons atggcttTGGTAATGGACAATGGGACTCAATTCACAAGTCAAGTCACCAGAGAATTTTGTGCATATATGGGAATTGAAATGAGATTTGCATCagtagaacatccacagacaAATGGACAGGCCGAATCAGCCAACAAGGTTATTTTAAAAGGCTTAAAGAAGAAATTGGATGAGGCGAAAGGTCTTTGGGCGGAGGAGCTACCAGGCGTCCTATGGGCATATAACACAACTGAGCAGACAAGCACGAAGGAAACCccatatcgtttaacttatggaactgatgccATGCTCCTTGTGGAAATTGAGAACCAAACTTGGCGAGTAACTCGGTTTTATGAGGACGACAATGGGGAAAACTTGATAGCAAATTTAATCATGCTGCCTgaggaacaacgggaggcacacctaaggaatgaggcggggaaggtAAAAGTTGCCAGGAAATTTGCAACGAAG TTTATGCGGCGCAAGTCGTATCAGGGTATCAAAATACCGCGACTaatcctttcggaataa